One part of the Candidatus Aquiluna sp. UB-MaderosW2red genome encodes these proteins:
- a CDS encoding Fic family protein — translation MLVATPSLTRAQLLMLEDIWLLQAELAPSLNEPKIWTGTLRRQALARVVRFSAGIEGYEATSSVVNSVLLNQGPADLSDETLVALSGYRDAMSFLLRVAAAPDFKIEQNYLNAIHFMILGGQASSDSASLREKDISVVDQRSGLRVHQGAEPAELPKLMGEFIKRYSPRPDRIAIIDAAMAHLNLLLIHPYSDGNGRLARVLQSSLLAQEEKPSPLFLSVEEYLGMNTDAYYRVLAGVGQGQWNPKVDASPWLNFMLSAHLEQLHFVKQHSADLTKKWVLISKLVESLGINERCVPALVHAQSQNRLTNSIYRQLLLEAGDRVGLLTASRDLALLCENQLLEPIGENNARSYRPGQAVTGLFS, via the coding sequence GTGCTTGTTGCAACGCCAAGTTTGACTAGGGCTCAGCTTTTGATGCTCGAGGATATTTGGTTATTGCAGGCAGAGTTGGCGCCGAGCTTAAATGAGCCCAAGATTTGGACCGGAACCCTCAGAAGGCAGGCGCTGGCTCGAGTGGTTCGTTTCTCTGCCGGTATTGAGGGCTACGAGGCCACCAGTTCGGTTGTGAACTCGGTGCTTTTGAATCAGGGGCCAGCAGATCTGAGTGATGAAACCTTGGTGGCACTTTCGGGCTATCGCGATGCGATGAGCTTTTTGTTGCGCGTGGCTGCAGCGCCAGATTTTAAGATAGAGCAGAACTATCTGAACGCAATTCACTTCATGATTCTTGGTGGTCAGGCTTCCAGTGACTCTGCAAGCCTTCGGGAAAAAGACATATCTGTAGTTGATCAAAGAAGCGGTCTGAGAGTTCATCAAGGGGCCGAGCCTGCAGAGTTGCCAAAGCTAATGGGTGAATTCATAAAGCGGTATTCGCCAAGGCCGGATCGCATTGCGATCATCGACGCCGCCATGGCGCACCTGAACCTTTTGCTCATTCATCCCTACTCGGATGGCAATGGCCGCTTGGCAAGGGTTTTGCAGAGCTCACTTTTAGCGCAGGAGGAAAAGCCAAGCCCGCTATTTTTATCGGTCGAGGAGTATTTGGGTATGAACACAGATGCCTATTACCGAGTGTTGGCGGGCGTCGGTCAAGGTCAATGGAATCCGAAGGTCGATGCTTCACCCTGGCTAAATTTCATGCTTTCGGCACACCTAGAACAGCTTCACTTTGTCAAACAGCATTCTGCAGACTTGACCAAAAAATGGGTATTAATTTCGAAACTGGTTGAGAGTTTGGGTATAAATGAACGCTGCGTCCCAGCCCTGGTTCACGCGCAATCGCAGAATCGACTAACCAATTCGATTTACCGCCAGCTTTTATTGGAGGCTGGGGATCGGGTTGGTTTATTGACCGCCTCAAGAGACCTGGCGCTACTTTGTGAAAATCAACTTCTCGAGCCGATTGGTGAGAATAACGCCAGGAGTTACCGCCCCGGGCAAGCGGTAACCGGCTTGTTTTCCTAA
- a CDS encoding CoA-acylating methylmalonate-semialdehyde dehydrogenase produces MSLIGHYVNGQILNSQSGRHGPVFNPALGVEISQVGFANQAEIELAVANAKKASVDWKNQSLAKRQAIIFKFRELLEAKKGELAELITMEHGKVLSDALGEITRGQEVVEFACGMPHLLKGEFSENASTSVDVYSIKQPLGVVGIISPFNFPAMVPMWFFPVAIAAGNAVILKPSEKDPSAAIWMARLWTEAGLPNGVFNVLQGDKEAVDGLLNHPDVSAISFVGSTPIARYIYETAAKNGKRVQALGGAKNHMLVLPDADLELVADSAINAGFGSAGERCMAISVIVAVEPIADQMIQKITERIAKIRVGDGRRSCDMGPLVTRQHRDKVASYIDIAIQDGADVLVDGRGVNPDGDANGFWLGPTLIDKVPLTSKVYTEEIFGPVLSIVRVKSFDEGLNLINSSEFGNGTAIFTSDGGAARRFQNEVEVGMIGINVPIPVPVAYQSFGGWKHSLFGDSRAHGEEGFRFFTQTKVVTSRWPDPSHGGINLGFPQN; encoded by the coding sequence ATGAGCCTTATCGGTCACTACGTAAATGGTCAGATTCTAAATTCACAATCCGGCCGTCACGGTCCGGTGTTCAACCCGGCTCTCGGGGTGGAGATTAGCCAGGTTGGCTTTGCCAACCAGGCGGAAATCGAGCTGGCGGTGGCGAACGCCAAAAAGGCTTCGGTGGACTGGAAAAACCAATCATTGGCTAAGCGCCAAGCAATCATTTTTAAGTTCCGAGAGTTGCTCGAGGCCAAAAAGGGCGAGCTGGCTGAGCTAATCACAATGGAGCACGGCAAGGTTTTGTCTGATGCCCTGGGTGAGATTACTCGTGGCCAAGAGGTGGTGGAGTTTGCCTGCGGCATGCCGCATCTTTTGAAGGGGGAGTTCTCCGAGAATGCGTCAACCTCCGTCGATGTTTATTCAATCAAGCAGCCACTTGGTGTGGTGGGGATCATCAGCCCCTTCAACTTTCCGGCAATGGTGCCGATGTGGTTTTTCCCAGTGGCTATTGCCGCTGGCAATGCCGTGATTCTGAAGCCAAGTGAGAAAGACCCATCGGCCGCGATTTGGATGGCCCGGCTTTGGACTGAGGCCGGGTTGCCAAACGGGGTATTCAATGTTTTGCAGGGTGATAAGGAGGCCGTGGACGGGCTGCTAAACCACCCGGATGTCTCAGCCATCAGCTTTGTTGGCTCCACGCCAATCGCCAGGTATATCTATGAAACCGCAGCCAAAAACGGCAAGCGCGTGCAGGCCCTTGGTGGAGCCAAAAACCACATGTTGGTCCTGCCAGACGCAGATCTTGAGCTGGTGGCAGACTCTGCGATTAATGCAGGCTTTGGCTCTGCGGGGGAGCGCTGCATGGCAATTTCGGTCATTGTGGCCGTTGAGCCAATTGCCGATCAGATGATTCAAAAGATTACTGAGCGCATCGCCAAAATTAGAGTTGGCGATGGTCGTCGCTCCTGTGACATGGGTCCATTAGTAACTAGGCAGCACCGCGATAAAGTCGCCAGCTACATCGACATCGCCATTCAAGATGGCGCTGACGTATTGGTGGATGGCCGCGGGGTAAACCCCGATGGCGATGCAAATGGTTTTTGGCTGGGCCCAACTCTGATTGACAAGGTTCCTTTGACTTCAAAGGTTTACACCGAAGAGATCTTTGGGCCAGTGCTCTCGATTGTCCGAGTGAAGAGCTTTGACGAGGGGCTGAATTTGATCAACTCTTCCGAGTTCGGCAATGGCACCGCCATCTTCACCTCGGATGGCGGCGCTGCTAGGCGCTTTCAGAATGAGGTAGAGGTCGGGATGATCGGCATCAACGTGCCAATTCCGGTGCCAGTGGCCTATCAGAGCTTTGGCGGGTGGAAGCACTCTTTGTTTGGAGACTCCCGGGCTCACGGTGAAGAGGGCTTTAGGTTCTTCACTCAGACCAAGGTGGTCACCTCGCGTTGGCCAGATCCTTCTCACGGCGGCATTAACTTAGGTTTCCCGCAGAACTAG
- a CDS encoding alpha/beta fold hydrolase: MDELKPTPWTIKKGIAGFHWPSKKAKAQLLLQHGLGEYSERYVAKYNELIPKLLENDFDVYAIDLPGHGRSDGERGLVDLHEGLKYHLMARSLLPNSGLPTFLYGHSLGGLVTAASVMANPSGITAAVIGSSALHLPSKLWERALGGIMGRIAPNADVAVPRPGLEALSRDLQIITDAENDPMFYPGKAKNLVAKTVIELSDEIWQKVGEWKVPTLIMHGDQDTSTDVNSSRALFEQISSVDKELKIYPGGFHELLNDLDKDQATKDLIDWLNARV, from the coding sequence ATGGACGAACTGAAACCGACTCCCTGGACTATCAAAAAAGGAATTGCTGGCTTTCATTGGCCTTCCAAGAAGGCCAAGGCCCAGCTTTTATTGCAACATGGCCTTGGCGAATACTCCGAGCGCTACGTAGCCAAATACAACGAGCTGATTCCAAAGCTTTTAGAAAACGATTTTGATGTTTATGCCATTGACCTTCCGGGTCACGGCAGAAGTGATGGTGAGCGTGGCCTCGTGGATCTGCACGAGGGCTTGAAATATCACCTGATGGCTCGCAGTTTGCTGCCAAATTCAGGGTTGCCGACTTTTCTTTATGGGCATTCGCTGGGCGGCCTAGTTACGGCCGCAAGCGTGATGGCAAACCCCTCTGGCATCACTGCGGCTGTAATTGGAAGCTCAGCCCTTCACTTGCCCTCAAAGCTTTGGGAGCGAGCCTTAGGTGGCATCATGGGCAGAATTGCCCCCAATGCCGATGTGGCAGTGCCAAGGCCGGGGCTTGAGGCGCTTAGCCGAGACCTGCAAATCATTACCGATGCCGAGAACGACCCGATGTTTTACCCGGGCAAGGCTAAAAACCTGGTTGCTAAAACGGTGATTGAACTCTCAGATGAGATTTGGCAAAAGGTGGGGGAGTGGAAAGTTCCGACCTTGATTATGCACGGGGACCAAGACACTTCAACCGATGTGAATTCCTCCAGGGCGCTCTTTGAGCAAATCTCATCGGTTGATAAGGAGCTCAAGATTTACCCTGGCGGTTTTCACGAGCTACTAAATGACCTAGATAAAGACCAAGCCACAAAAGACCTGATTGATTGGCTAAATGCCAGGGTGTAA
- the pntB gene encoding Re/Si-specific NAD(P)(+) transhydrogenase subunit beta, whose amino-acid sequence MNALALANSAYIAAAILFIMSLAGLSKHETARTGVAYGISGMAVAMVATVWLTFSGEWNESTSLGLVLLIIALAVGAIIGLWRARVVAMTGMPELIALFHSFVGLTAVLVGWNGALHSQDLASDMVGVHRGEIFIGVFIGAVTFTGSIVAYLKLSAKISSRPLMLPGKNLLNLSALIAFVALTVWYVVTPELGLLIAVTLLALALGWHLVASIGGGDMPVVVSMLNSYSGWAAAATGFLLSNNLLIVTGALVGSSGAYLSYIMCRAMNRSFISVIAGGFGIEAPGSAEEETGVHTEIDAGSAAELLRNASSVVITPGYGMAVAQAQYPVAELAKRLRDKGVNVSFGIHPVAGRLPGHMNVLLAEAKVPYDIVFEMDEINDELSKTSVVLVIGANDTVNPAATENPGSPIAGMPVLKVWEAENVIVFKRSMASGYAGVANPLFYKENTRMLFGDAKDRVEDILKSL is encoded by the coding sequence ATGAACGCTCTGGCACTGGCAAATTCTGCCTATATTGCAGCCGCAATCTTGTTCATCATGAGCCTTGCGGGCCTAAGCAAGCACGAGACCGCTAGGACCGGCGTTGCCTATGGAATTTCCGGGATGGCGGTTGCTATGGTCGCTACGGTCTGGCTCACATTTTCTGGGGAGTGGAACGAGTCGACCTCACTGGGACTAGTCCTTCTGATTATTGCACTTGCGGTAGGGGCGATCATTGGGCTCTGGCGCGCAAGAGTTGTCGCAATGACGGGGATGCCGGAACTAATCGCGCTTTTCCACAGCTTCGTAGGCCTGACGGCAGTGTTAGTCGGCTGGAACGGAGCTCTTCACAGTCAAGATTTAGCTTCTGACATGGTCGGGGTGCACCGGGGTGAGATTTTTATCGGTGTCTTTATCGGTGCGGTCACCTTCACTGGCTCGATCGTCGCCTACCTAAAACTCTCAGCGAAGATTTCGTCTAGACCGTTGATGCTCCCCGGGAAGAATCTACTTAACCTCTCGGCGCTTATTGCATTTGTCGCGCTAACGGTTTGGTATGTGGTGACTCCGGAGTTGGGTCTTTTGATAGCCGTAACTCTGTTAGCACTGGCTCTTGGTTGGCATCTAGTTGCATCGATTGGCGGCGGGGACATGCCGGTGGTTGTATCTATGCTAAACAGCTATTCAGGTTGGGCAGCTGCGGCAACGGGCTTTTTATTGAGCAACAACTTGCTGATCGTGACTGGCGCACTTGTTGGCTCTTCTGGTGCTTACCTTTCATACATTATGTGTCGAGCCATGAACCGCTCGTTTATATCGGTTATCGCAGGTGGTTTTGGTATTGAGGCACCAGGCTCGGCCGAAGAAGAGACCGGTGTTCACACCGAGATCGATGCCGGCTCTGCAGCCGAGCTCCTCAGAAATGCCAGCAGCGTGGTTATCACTCCGGGTTACGGCATGGCGGTAGCTCAAGCCCAGTATCCGGTAGCAGAGCTAGCAAAGCGGCTGCGGGACAAGGGCGTGAATGTCAGCTTTGGGATTCATCCGGTGGCTGGCCGTCTGCCAGGACACATGAACGTCCTTTTGGCAGAGGCAAAAGTGCCCTACGACATCGTCTTTGAGATGGATGAAATCAATGATGAGCTATCTAAGACTTCGGTGGTTCTGGTGATTGGTGCTAACGACACCGTGAACCCGGCAGCCACAGAAAACCCGGGTAGTCCTATCGCGGGCATGCCGGTTCTAAAGGTTTGGGAAGCTGAGAACGTGATCGTGTTTAAGCGCTCAATGGCCTCTGGCTACGCCGGTGTAGCAAACCCGTTGTTTTATAAGGAAAACACCAGGATGCTCTTCGGCGATGCCAAGGACCGGGTTGAAGACATTCTAAAATCTTTATAA
- a CDS encoding Re/Si-specific NAD(P)(+) transhydrogenase subunit alpha — protein MSVIGIVAEAPGEARVAATPETVKKIITLGYEVQVEKGAGIRASFPDAAYVAAGAKIVTKAKVWNCDVLLKVDAPSLAEVKYMRAGVTLVGMLSPAFKPALLKALAKQGVTALAMDAVPRISRAQSMDVLSSMANIAGYRAVVEAAHEFGRFFTGQITAAGKVPPAKVLIAGAGVAGLAAIGSASSLGAIVRATDPRPEVAEQVKSIGGSYLPVEIDEQMQTGDGYAKATSEAYNKRAAEIYTEQAMDVDIIITTALIPGRPAPKLITAKDVALMKSGSVIVDMAAAQGGNVEGSVAGKKIVTKNGVTILGYTDLPSRLPAQSSQLYGTNLFNLLKLLTPGSAGKLELDLDDVVQRAVTVVNAGKVTWPPPPIQVSAAATAVAEKPVVAEKKKMSASTKSVLIGLGIVLLAAVISFAPPILQQHFLVLTLSTVVGFYVIGKVHHALHTPLMSVTNAISGIVVLAAILQIKDPSLLIQILAAIGVLLASINVFGGFAVTRRMLNMFSKGETR, from the coding sequence ATGTCAGTAATTGGAATTGTTGCCGAAGCACCGGGCGAGGCTAGAGTTGCCGCTACCCCGGAGACCGTAAAAAAGATCATAACTTTGGGCTATGAGGTCCAGGTTGAAAAGGGAGCCGGGATTAGGGCTTCTTTTCCTGATGCGGCTTATGTTGCCGCGGGAGCCAAGATTGTCACTAAGGCCAAAGTCTGGAACTGCGATGTCCTTCTAAAGGTCGACGCTCCGAGTTTGGCCGAGGTTAAATACATGCGAGCAGGAGTTACCCTGGTGGGGATGCTGAGCCCTGCATTCAAGCCGGCGTTATTGAAGGCACTTGCAAAGCAGGGCGTTACTGCACTTGCCATGGACGCCGTCCCAAGAATTTCCAGAGCCCAGTCGATGGATGTGCTCAGTTCAATGGCGAATATCGCCGGTTATCGAGCTGTCGTGGAGGCGGCGCACGAATTTGGTCGCTTTTTCACGGGCCAAATCACGGCCGCAGGAAAAGTTCCCCCAGCCAAGGTCTTGATTGCGGGAGCGGGGGTCGCCGGACTTGCGGCAATCGGTTCGGCTTCTAGTCTCGGGGCTATCGTGAGGGCAACTGATCCAAGACCGGAGGTCGCGGAGCAGGTTAAGTCCATCGGGGGTTCTTACCTGCCGGTTGAGATTGACGAGCAGATGCAAACCGGTGATGGCTATGCCAAGGCAACATCTGAGGCCTATAACAAACGCGCTGCTGAGATTTACACCGAGCAGGCAATGGATGTGGACATTATTATTACCACCGCGTTGATTCCGGGTAGACCGGCACCGAAACTAATCACCGCAAAAGATGTTGCGCTGATGAAGTCTGGAAGCGTAATTGTGGACATGGCCGCGGCTCAGGGTGGCAACGTGGAGGGTTCAGTAGCTGGAAAAAAGATCGTCACCAAAAACGGCGTGACCATTCTTGGCTACACCGATTTGCCGAGCCGCTTGCCAGCCCAGTCTTCGCAGCTTTATGGAACCAACTTATTCAACCTGCTAAAACTTCTTACCCCAGGCTCCGCAGGGAAGCTCGAGTTGGACCTTGATGACGTGGTTCAGCGTGCGGTAACGGTAGTCAATGCCGGCAAAGTTACTTGGCCACCGCCCCCAATTCAAGTCTCAGCCGCGGCCACGGCCGTGGCCGAGAAGCCAGTGGTGGCTGAGAAGAAAAAGATGTCGGCTTCAACCAAGAGTGTTCTGATCGGTCTGGGTATTGTTTTGTTGGCCGCAGTTATTTCATTTGCGCCCCCGATACTGCAGCAGCACTTTTTGGTTCTCACGCTTTCGACGGTTGTAGGCTTTTACGTTATTGGCAAGGTGCATCACGCACTGCACACTCCACTGATGAGCGTTACCAATGCAATCTCTGGCATTGTGGTTTTGGCTGCCATCCTGCAAATCAAAGACCCTAGCCTGCTGATTCAAATTCTTGCGGCAATCGGTGTGCTGCTCGCGAGCATCAACGTCTTTGGAGGCTTCGCAGTAACCCGTCGAATGCTCAACATGTTCTCGAAGGGGGAAACCCGATGA
- a CDS encoding MarR family winged helix-turn-helix transcriptional regulator, producing MATNRITFTLNELVSVLNGAADRLLRANFSLTYSQFLFIVTLEGLGRSTAAHLAESLGVSRAAVSQRLTWFEQRNLIDISRPKGNHKNLSLALTDVGRSLAVSSADFLEKEFRTLFQGLPEVNLGELDSTLKKITSQLLADQGNKIAA from the coding sequence ATGGCTACCAACCGAATAACCTTTACCCTCAATGAACTAGTTTCCGTTCTAAATGGAGCTGCTGATCGACTCCTTCGGGCAAACTTCTCACTGACCTACAGTCAGTTCCTGTTCATAGTCACCTTAGAAGGCCTTGGGAGATCGACAGCTGCTCACCTGGCCGAAAGCCTCGGTGTTTCAAGGGCTGCAGTGAGTCAAAGATTGACCTGGTTTGAACAGCGGAATCTGATAGATATTTCTAGGCCAAAGGGGAACCACAAAAATTTGTCACTAGCACTCACGGATGTCGGGCGTTCACTTGCGGTTAGTTCGGCAGATTTTCTAGAAAAAGAGTTCCGGACACTTTTCCAAGGCCTGCCTGAAGTAAACCTTGGCGAACTAGATAGCACCCTCAAGAAGATAACCTCGCAGCTCTTAGCCGATCAAGGGAACAAAATTGCTGCTTAG
- a CDS encoding GGDEF domain-containing protein — translation MALPSRGDLSGLVPNQLDVLAQALNASSDGFAIWKRVEQSSESESEYKLVYMNPVAAAPTGKTPDELVGVSLGETLARDESHVLAKLFDNALQSTEPQILVVEINGENGWVGAFENKVSALSQDTVVAAFRDVSQFVSEVERLEGLIRHDQLTGLLSRSAMEARVTRHLEESQLQGVPFIFGFLDVDDFKSINDNFGHAMGDQVLIGIGRILEEVMDTSGEVARISGDEFAIASSKIQNKSSVENLMEALLLRLRQPLGVPGFDGQVTVSAGVALVLNPKTDASHVFGAADRAMYKVKFDGKAGYKITTI, via the coding sequence GTGGCTTTACCAAGCAGGGGCGATTTGAGCGGTCTTGTTCCTAATCAATTGGATGTTTTGGCCCAAGCATTAAATGCCTCAAGCGACGGTTTCGCAATTTGGAAGCGGGTTGAGCAGTCCAGTGAGTCCGAATCCGAATACAAACTTGTCTATATGAACCCTGTGGCCGCGGCTCCCACGGGCAAAACACCGGATGAATTAGTCGGAGTTAGTCTTGGCGAGACTTTAGCCAGGGACGAGTCGCATGTATTAGCTAAGTTATTCGACAATGCACTTCAGTCCACTGAGCCCCAAATCTTAGTGGTTGAGATAAATGGAGAAAACGGCTGGGTGGGGGCATTTGAGAATAAAGTCTCGGCTCTTTCTCAGGACACAGTTGTCGCTGCGTTTCGTGATGTGAGCCAGTTCGTATCTGAGGTGGAGCGCCTTGAGGGCCTAATTCGGCACGATCAACTCACTGGCCTGTTGAGTCGTTCTGCAATGGAGGCAAGAGTTACGAGACATCTAGAGGAATCTCAGCTTCAGGGAGTTCCTTTTATTTTCGGATTTCTAGACGTCGATGACTTCAAGTCAATCAACGATAATTTTGGGCACGCAATGGGCGATCAAGTACTTATCGGTATTGGAAGAATTCTTGAAGAAGTCATGGACACAAGTGGAGAGGTGGCTCGAATAAGTGGCGATGAGTTTGCAATCGCAAGTTCGAAGATCCAAAATAAATCCAGCGTTGAGAATCTAATGGAAGCCTTGTTGCTTCGTTTGCGCCAGCCCTTGGGTGTTCCTGGATTTGATGGTCAGGTCACTGTTTCAGCTGGGGTTGCTTTGGTTCTGAATCCGAAAACTGATGCGTCACATGTTTTTGGTGCCGCAGATCGAGCCATGTATAAAGTGAAATTTGACGGCAAAGCTGGCTATAAAATCACCACAATATGA
- a CDS encoding EAL domain-containing protein has protein sequence MGQENFKLRGVRLEPYFQLYKNLDDEDAREGEILTRLESGQSAFEFIAQLDSFEHFLLLEWLIEQSEFLKEEFNLQSSINVDNSAIFSPMGQAQFLRISEKGVPGTTFEFTETNALPPSGEINKLFLGLRQNGHVTALDDFGSGLNGMTMLTDYDFDVVKIDRMLTMDLGQRTAKVKVLSLLFEMLTALNKSHVVEVYESSESFELMANAGYRVFQSFQFYKPVPFSELGQVLIRKVKQ, from the coding sequence GTGGGTCAGGAAAATTTCAAACTTCGGGGGGTTCGGCTAGAGCCCTATTTTCAGCTGTATAAAAATCTTGATGACGAAGACGCTCGTGAGGGGGAAATCCTTACTCGGCTCGAATCAGGCCAAAGTGCATTTGAGTTTATTGCACAATTGGATTCCTTTGAGCACTTCCTATTACTCGAGTGGCTGATAGAGCAATCAGAGTTTTTGAAGGAAGAGTTCAACTTGCAATCCTCGATCAATGTCGACAACAGTGCAATCTTCTCACCAATGGGTCAAGCGCAATTTTTGAGGATTAGTGAAAAAGGGGTTCCTGGTACCACTTTTGAATTTACAGAAACCAATGCATTGCCACCCTCTGGTGAGATAAATAAGTTGTTTTTGGGCCTGCGCCAGAATGGTCACGTAACCGCTTTAGACGATTTCGGGTCCGGATTAAATGGCATGACCATGCTCACTGACTACGATTTTGACGTGGTGAAAATTGACCGCATGCTGACGATGGACCTGGGTCAGCGAACTGCAAAAGTGAAAGTGCTATCGCTGCTTTTTGAAATGCTAACTGCACTCAATAAATCCCATGTGGTCGAAGTTTACGAGTCGAGCGAGTCTTTTGAATTGATGGCAAATGCGGGCTATCGCGTGTTCCAAAGTTTCCAATTTTACAAACCCGTTCCATTTTCCGAACTAGGTCAAGTGCTAATCAGGAAGGTTAAGCAATGA
- a CDS encoding GAF domain-containing protein: MNESNRKSDAERVEFLHSLAILDTAPDENLERIVELCRLIFDVPISDISLIDGDRQWFKSMQGLNLTESPRQDAICNLTIGQDEVFEIPDTTLHEVVRENVFVKGDPGIRFYTGATVTISGHNIGALCVMDLRPHEPMTQAQRQILDLLSKIVAREIQVQSLLRKALPVVISAAETSGLASFLGTAETEDLAQKDNPGA; the protein is encoded by the coding sequence ATGAATGAGTCCAATAGAAAATCAGATGCGGAGAGAGTTGAATTCTTACATTCGCTCGCCATTTTAGACACCGCACCTGATGAAAACTTGGAACGCATTGTAGAACTCTGTCGATTGATATTTGACGTACCGATCTCTGACATCTCACTGATTGACGGCGACCGACAGTGGTTCAAAAGCATGCAAGGTTTGAACCTAACCGAAAGTCCAAGACAAGATGCCATTTGCAACTTGACCATCGGGCAAGACGAGGTTTTCGAAATCCCAGACACCACCTTGCACGAGGTTGTGAGGGAAAACGTATTTGTGAAAGGCGACCCTGGCATCCGTTTTTACACTGGTGCCACCGTAACTATTTCCGGCCATAACATTGGGGCGTTGTGCGTTATGGATCTCAGGCCGCACGAACCAATGACTCAAGCGCAGCGTCAAATTCTTGATTTACTATCCAAAATTGTCGCCAGGGAAATTCAGGTGCAAAGCCTGCTTCGAAAAGCGCTGCCCGTCGTGATTAGTGCAGCCGAGACTTCAGGTCTGGCTTCCTTTCTTGGAACTGCTGAGACTGAAGACCTAGCCCAGAAGGATAATCCGGGTGCTTGA
- a CDS encoding glycosyltransferase family 2 protein, whose product MRNNEGLIRGTVGILFFTVTLFGLAIFLDLQIAPNFTDLSLTNTWNGITYSNQIPVIFVIWIAVAVALFAAGSFALIEKRSSNNSRRSLLPSTLPLSPRVQMARTRGVFDGEITVTVLIPAHNEAGMLGQTIPALQRQGRAPERIIVVADNCTDKTIEVAEGLGVEIFETQNNQSQKGGALNQVLKTLLPGLGNNDIVMIVDADTTLDAGFIEAAVLRFTADRGLMAVGGIFKGYAGGGLLGVLQRNEYDRYERKINRRRGQVFVLTGTSTMFRSIALKTVAENRGVLIGGFQGDVFDTVSLTEDNELTLALKTLGALMESPKNCVVHTELMPSWRYLWKQRMRWQRGAIENIGSYGMTPATFRYWGQQLGIGYGVIALSSFVALQGIVFLSLDYWVWYPFWLGVGAIFLYERVKTVWHSGWRARLLAATMIPELIYEFFLQAVFLNSMLDIILKRDANWGHVVHEHAGTQERQAGRHARTAGANSKGAEL is encoded by the coding sequence ATGCGCAACAATGAAGGCTTGATACGGGGCACCGTGGGGATTCTTTTTTTCACTGTGACCCTGTTTGGTTTGGCGATTTTTCTTGATCTTCAAATTGCACCAAACTTCACTGACTTATCACTCACGAATACTTGGAATGGCATCACCTATAGCAATCAGATTCCAGTGATTTTCGTTATTTGGATCGCCGTGGCAGTTGCACTATTCGCCGCGGGAAGTTTCGCGCTTATCGAAAAACGCTCCTCAAATAACTCTCGCCGCTCTTTGCTGCCTTCGACGCTCCCGCTTTCTCCACGGGTTCAAATGGCTAGGACTCGAGGAGTTTTTGACGGTGAAATAACGGTCACCGTTTTGATTCCAGCTCATAATGAAGCGGGGATGTTAGGACAGACAATACCCGCTCTTCAGCGACAAGGACGAGCGCCGGAACGCATCATTGTTGTTGCCGACAACTGCACGGATAAGACAATTGAGGTAGCCGAGGGTTTGGGCGTTGAAATTTTTGAAACACAAAATAATCAGAGTCAAAAAGGTGGCGCACTAAATCAAGTACTCAAGACTTTATTGCCCGGTCTTGGCAATAATGACATTGTGATGATTGTCGATGCCGACACCACTCTAGATGCTGGGTTCATTGAGGCTGCGGTCTTGCGATTCACTGCAGATCGGGGCCTGATGGCTGTTGGCGGAATCTTTAAGGGATATGCAGGCGGAGGCCTTCTCGGGGTCCTACAGCGCAATGAATACGATCGCTATGAACGTAAAATAAACCGACGGCGGGGACAAGTCTTTGTCCTAACCGGAACTTCTACGATGTTTCGATCGATTGCACTCAAAACTGTTGCTGAAAACCGCGGCGTCTTGATTGGTGGGTTCCAGGGCGACGTCTTTGACACGGTTTCCCTAACTGAAGACAACGAACTGACTCTGGCGTTAAAAACTCTTGGGGCCCTAATGGAATCACCCAAAAATTGCGTAGTTCATACCGAACTGATGCCCTCCTGGAGATACCTCTGGAAGCAAAGGATGAGGTGGCAGCGCGGTGCTATAGAAAACATCGGTAGCTATGGGATGACTCCCGCAACTTTTCGATACTGGGGACAGCAATTGGGTATCGGCTACGGCGTCATCGCACTCTCGTCATTTGTTGCGTTGCAGGGAATTGTGTTTTTATCCCTGGATTATTGGGTCTGGTATCCATTTTGGCTGGGGGTGGGAGCTATTTTTCTCTACGAGAGAGTTAAAACGGTGTGGCACTCGGGTTGGCGGGCGCGCCTATTGGCGGCGACAATGATTCCAGAATTAATCTATGAGTTTTTCTTGCAAGCGGTGTTTCTCAATAGCATGCTGGACATCATTTTAAAGCGTGATGCCAATTGGGGGCACGTAGTCCACGAACATGCCGGCACACAAGAGCGGCAGGCAGGCAGGCATGCCAGAACCGCTGGAGCCAACTCTAAAGGTGCAGAATTATGA